The following are encoded together in the Diabrotica undecimpunctata isolate CICGRU chromosome 7, icDiaUnde3, whole genome shotgun sequence genome:
- the LOC140446388 gene encoding uncharacterized protein has product MVRCYKRKTSNEGKYSAADLNAAMSDVLAGRTSIYKAAKLYKIPYVTLYSRVKGRRGAVKATKGRPTSISSADEVRLANGLKTMEKWGYGLSRKEVLEIVGNFVKTNHIETNFKDGVPGEDWFLGFTQRYRLSIKVPQNVEYSRKKALDPFIIYQFYDLLKSIMDEYGLHDKPERIWNLDESSL; this is encoded by the coding sequence ATGGTTCGCTGCTACAAAAGAAAAACTTCAAATGAAGGAAAATATTCGGCAGCTGATCTCAACGCTGCAATGTCTGATGTTTTGGCAGGTCGAACATCAATTTATAAGGCcgcaaaattatacaaaataccaTATGTGACTCTATATTCCCGTGTAAAAGGTAGACGGGGAGCAGTAAAAGCAACTAAAGGACGTCCAACGTCAATTTCTTCTGCTGACGAAGTTAGATTAGCCAATGGTCTAAAAACGATGGAGAAATGGGGATACGGCCTATCAAGAAAAGAAGTATTAGAAATTGTAGGAAACTTTGTAAAGACTAACCATATTGAAACTAATTTTAAGGATGGAGTTCCAGGCGAAGATTGGTTTTTGGGGTTTACACAGAGGTATAGATTAAGTATTAAAGTTCCACAAAACGTGGAATACTCCCGAAAAAAGGCTCTTGATCCTTTTATAATATACcaattttatgatttattaaaatcaataatggACGAATATGGTCTTCACGACAAACCTGAGAGAATCTGGAATTTGGACGAGAGTAGCTTGTGA